A stretch of Procambarus clarkii isolate CNS0578487 chromosome 80, FALCON_Pclarkii_2.0, whole genome shotgun sequence DNA encodes these proteins:
- the LOC123746233 gene encoding integumentary mucin C.1-like has protein sequence MTGDCRTSKTVTGDSSASKTMTGDCSASKTMTGDCTASKTMTDDCRVSKTMTGNCTASKTMTGNCRASKTMTGHCRASKTTTGNCRASKTTTGDCRPSKTMTDDCTASKTMTDDCRVSKTMTGNCTASKTMTGNCRASKTMTGHCRASKTMTGHCSASKTMTGDCRTSKTMTGNCTASKTMTGNCRASKTMTGHCRASKTMTGNCRASKTMTGDCRVSKTMTGNCTASKTMTCNCRASKTMTGHCRASKTMTGHCSASKTMTGNYRASKTMTGHCSASKTMTGDCSASKTMTGHCSASKTMTGHCSASKTMTGNYRASKTMTGHCRASKTMTGHCRASKTMTGHCSASKTMTGHCRASKTTTGDCRPSKTMTDDCTASKTKGR, from the coding sequence atgaCAGGTGACTGTAGAACCTCCAAGACCGTGACAGGTGAcagtagtgcctccaagaccatgaCAGGTGActgtagtgcctccaagaccatgaCAGGTGACTGTACAGCCTCCAAGACCATGACAGATGACTGTAGGGTCTCCAAGACCATGACAGGTAACTGTACAGCCTCCAAGACCATGACAGGTAACTGTAGAGCCTCCAAGACCATGACAGGTCACTGTAGAGCCTCCAAGACCACGACAGGTAACTGTAGAGCCTCCAAGACCACGACAGGTGACTGTAGACCCTCCAAGACCATGACAGATGACTGTACAGCCTCCAAGACCATGACAGATGACTGTAGGGTCTCCAAGACCATGACAGGTAACTGTACAGCCTCCAAGACCATGACAGGTAACTGTAGAGCCTCCAAGACCATGACAGGTCACTGTAGAGCCTCCAAGACCATGACAGGGCActgtagtgcctccaagaccatgaCAGGTGACTGTAGAACCTCCAAGACCATGACAGGTAACTGTACAGCCTCCAAGACCATGACAGGTAACTGTAGAGCCTCCAAGACCATGACAGGTCACTGTAGAGCCTCCAAGACCATGACAGGTAACTGTAGAGCCTCCAAGACCATGACAGGTGACTGTAGGGTCTCCAAGACCATGACAGGTAACTGTACAGCCTCCAAGACCATGACCTGTAACTGTAGAGCCTCCAAGACCATGACAGGTCACTGTAGAGCCTCCAAGACCATGACAGGGCActgtagtgcctccaagaccatgaCAGGTAACTACAGAGCCTCCAAGACCATGACAGGTCActgtagtgcctccaagaccatgaCAGGTGActgtagtgcctccaagaccatgaCAGGGCActgtagtgcctccaagaccatgaCAGGGCActgtagtgcctccaagaccatgaCAGGTAACTACAGAGCCTCCAAGACCATGACAGGTCACTGTAGAGCCTCCAAGACCATGACAGGTCACTGTAGAGCCTCCAAGACCATGACAGGTCActgtagtgcctccaagaccatgaCAGGTCACTGTAGAGCCTCCAAGACCACG